The Xenopus laevis strain J_2021 chromosome 7S, Xenopus_laevis_v10.1, whole genome shotgun sequence genome includes a window with the following:
- the LOC121396506 gene encoding uncharacterized protein LOC121396506 isoform X3, protein MFQTRGQLNPLKVQLEWGKMDSKGYTSLIHLYGEHATMESPDLKDKYHLFESQVAKGICSLVINPTEMKDSGTYEVRLKILGKLYEPVPSIEIQVENQVENKDTDESQRGFWSKSQTTTVPPTTTTASTATAAATVSFQDAILEYINSSAKGETIHTVILGALLVIGIVLLLIAVKLCTNGRQKNPDSDEENPPDNTSKKGKDKKKKKKEKSESEKSSNESEESTSTVSEESESD, encoded by the exons ATGTTTCAAACACGCGGTCAACTCAACCCACTCAAAGTCCAACTGGAATGGGGGAAAATGGATTCGAAAGGTTACACGTCTCTAATCCACCTGTACGGAGAACATGCGACAATGGAATCGCCCGATTTGAAGGACAAATACCACCTTTTTGAAAGCCAGGTGGCAAAAGGGATCTGCTCTCTGGTGATTAATCCCACAGAGATGAAAGACAGTGGCACTTATGAGGTCCGGCTGAAAATTTTAGGAAAGTTGTACGAGCCGGTTCCATCTATAGAAATTCAGGTTGAGAATCAAGTTGAGAATAAAGACACAG ATGAGTCGCAGAGAGGGTTCTGGTCAAAGTCTCAAACAACGACTGTGCCCCCAACGACCACTACTGCATCAACAGCCACAGCCGCAGCCACTGTCTCTTTTCAAGATGCCATCCTAGAATATATTAATTCAAGTGCTAAAGGGGAGACTATACATACTGTAATACTTGGAGCGCTCCTTGTTATAGGCATAGTACTCTTACTAATAGCAGTCAAACTATG tactaacggaaggcaaaaaaaccctgatAGTGATGAAGAAAACCCACCAGATAATACTTCAAAGAAAGG GAAagataaaaagaagaagaaaaaagaaaaaagtgagtCAGAAAAGTCTTCCAACGAGAGTGAGGAAAGCACATCTACTGTATCAGAAGAGAGTGAAAGTGACTAG
- the LOC121396505 gene encoding uncharacterized protein LOC121396505 isoform X1, whose product MYLNISKTMDHHLFIFIFGLFTLFMHTTSAVNVEHFTLFKEKLTLKAHTINIIPCMFQTRGQLNPLKVQLEWGKMDSKGYTSLIHLYGEHATMESPDLKDKYHLFESQVAKGICSLVINPTEMTDSGTYQVRLKILGKLYEPVPSIEIQVENQVENKDTDESQRGFWSKSQTTTVPPTTTTASTATAAATVSFQDAILEYINSSAKGETIHTVILGALLVIGIVLLLIAVKLCTNGRQKNPDSDEENPPDNTSKKGKDKKKKKKEKSESEKSSNESEESTSTVSEESESD is encoded by the exons ATGTATCTTAATATATCTAAAACAAtggatcatcatttatttatcttcATATTCGgactatttactttatttatgcaTACCACATCAG CAGTGAATGTtgaacattttacattatttaaagagAAGCTGACGCTGAAGGCACATACAATCAATATAATTCCATGTATGTTTCAAACACGCGGTCAACTCAACCCACTCAAAGTCCAACTGGAATGGGGGAAAATGGATTCGAAAGGTTACACGTCTCTAATCCACCTGTACGGAGAACATGCGACAATGGAATCGCCCGATTTGAAGGACAAATACCACCTTTTTGAAAGCCAGGTGGCAAAAGGGATCTGCTCTCTGGTGATTAATCCCACAGAGATGACAGACAGTGGCACTTATCAGGTCCGGCTGAAAATTTTAGGAAAGTTGTACGAGCCGGTTCCATCTATAGAAATTCAGGTTGAGAATCAAGTTGAGAATAAAGACACAG ATGAGTCGCAGAGAGGGTTCTGGTCAAAGTCTCAAACAACGACTGTGCCCCCAACGACCACTACTGCATCAACAGCCACAGCCGCAGCCACTGTCTCTTTTCAAGATGCCATCCTAGAATATATTAATTCAAGTGCTAAAGGGGAGACTATACATACTGTAATACTTGGAGCGCTCCTTGTTATAGGCATAGTACTCTTACTAATAGCAGTCAAACTATG tactaacggaaggcaaaaaaaccctgatAGTGATGAAGAAAACCCACCAGATAATACTTCAAAGAAAGG GAAagataaaaagaagaagaaaaaagaaaaaagtgagtCAGAAAAGTCTTCCAACGAGAGTGAGGAAAGCACATCTACTGTATCAGAAGAGAGTGAAAGTGACTAG
- the LOC121396506 gene encoding uncharacterized protein LOC121396506 isoform X2 encodes MFISQQSFQWRITSVNVEHFTLFKEKLTLKAHTINIIPCMFQTRGQLNPLKVQLEWGKMDSKGYTSLIHLYGEHATMESPDLKDKYHLFESQVAKGICSLVINPTEMKDSGTYEVRLKILGKLYEPVPSIEIQVENQVENKDTDESQRGFWSKSQTTTVPPTTTTASTATAAATVSFQDAILEYINSSAKGETIHTVILGALLVIGIVLLLIAVKLCTNGRQKNPDSDEENPPDNTSKKGKDKKKKKKEKSESEKSSNESEESTSTVSEESESD; translated from the exons ATGTTTATTTCACAACAGAGTTTTCAATGGAGAATAACTT CAGTGAATGTtgaacattttacattatttaaagagAAGCTGACGCTGAAGGCACATACAATCAATATAATTCCATGTATGTTTCAAACACGCGGTCAACTCAACCCACTCAAAGTCCAACTGGAATGGGGGAAAATGGATTCGAAAGGTTACACGTCTCTAATCCACCTGTACGGAGAACATGCGACAATGGAATCGCCCGATTTGAAGGACAAATACCACCTTTTTGAAAGCCAGGTGGCAAAAGGGATCTGCTCTCTGGTGATTAATCCCACAGAGATGAAAGACAGTGGCACTTATGAGGTCCGGCTGAAAATTTTAGGAAAGTTGTACGAGCCGGTTCCATCTATAGAAATTCAGGTTGAGAATCAAGTTGAGAATAAAGACACAG ATGAGTCGCAGAGAGGGTTCTGGTCAAAGTCTCAAACAACGACTGTGCCCCCAACGACCACTACTGCATCAACAGCCACAGCCGCAGCCACTGTCTCTTTTCAAGATGCCATCCTAGAATATATTAATTCAAGTGCTAAAGGGGAGACTATACATACTGTAATACTTGGAGCGCTCCTTGTTATAGGCATAGTACTCTTACTAATAGCAGTCAAACTATG tactaacggaaggcaaaaaaaccctgatAGTGATGAAGAAAACCCACCAGATAATACTTCAAAGAAAGG GAAagataaaaagaagaagaaaaaagaaaaaagtgagtCAGAAAAGTCTTCCAACGAGAGTGAGGAAAGCACATCTACTGTATCAGAAGAGAGTGAAAGTGACTAG
- the LOC121396506 gene encoding uncharacterized protein LOC121396506 isoform X1: MYLNISKTMDHHLFIFIFGLFTLFMHTTSAVNVEHFTLFKEKLTLKAHTINIIPCMFQTRGQLNPLKVQLEWGKMDSKGYTSLIHLYGEHATMESPDLKDKYHLFESQVAKGICSLVINPTEMKDSGTYEVRLKILGKLYEPVPSIEIQVENQVENKDTDESQRGFWSKSQTTTVPPTTTTASTATAAATVSFQDAILEYINSSAKGETIHTVILGALLVIGIVLLLIAVKLCTNGRQKNPDSDEENPPDNTSKKGKDKKKKKKEKSESEKSSNESEESTSTVSEESESD; the protein is encoded by the exons ATGTATCTTAATATATCTAAAACAAtggatcatcatttatttatcttcATATTCGgactatttactttatttatgcaTACCACATCAG CAGTGAATGTtgaacattttacattatttaaagagAAGCTGACGCTGAAGGCACATACAATCAATATAATTCCATGTATGTTTCAAACACGCGGTCAACTCAACCCACTCAAAGTCCAACTGGAATGGGGGAAAATGGATTCGAAAGGTTACACGTCTCTAATCCACCTGTACGGAGAACATGCGACAATGGAATCGCCCGATTTGAAGGACAAATACCACCTTTTTGAAAGCCAGGTGGCAAAAGGGATCTGCTCTCTGGTGATTAATCCCACAGAGATGAAAGACAGTGGCACTTATGAGGTCCGGCTGAAAATTTTAGGAAAGTTGTACGAGCCGGTTCCATCTATAGAAATTCAGGTTGAGAATCAAGTTGAGAATAAAGACACAG ATGAGTCGCAGAGAGGGTTCTGGTCAAAGTCTCAAACAACGACTGTGCCCCCAACGACCACTACTGCATCAACAGCCACAGCCGCAGCCACTGTCTCTTTTCAAGATGCCATCCTAGAATATATTAATTCAAGTGCTAAAGGGGAGACTATACATACTGTAATACTTGGAGCGCTCCTTGTTATAGGCATAGTACTCTTACTAATAGCAGTCAAACTATG tactaacggaaggcaaaaaaaccctgatAGTGATGAAGAAAACCCACCAGATAATACTTCAAAGAAAGG GAAagataaaaagaagaagaaaaaagaaaaaagtgagtCAGAAAAGTCTTCCAACGAGAGTGAGGAAAGCACATCTACTGTATCAGAAGAGAGTGAAAGTGACTAG
- the LOC121396505 gene encoding uncharacterized protein LOC121396505 isoform X2 — MFISQQSFQWRITSVNVEHFTLFKEKLTLKAHTINIIPCMFQTRGQLNPLKVQLEWGKMDSKGYTSLIHLYGEHATMESPDLKDKYHLFESQVAKGICSLVINPTEMTDSGTYQVRLKILGKLYEPVPSIEIQVENQVENKDTDESQRGFWSKSQTTTVPPTTTTASTATAAATVSFQDAILEYINSSAKGETIHTVILGALLVIGIVLLLIAVKLCTNGRQKNPDSDEENPPDNTSKKGKDKKKKKKEKSESEKSSNESEESTSTVSEESESD, encoded by the exons ATGTTTATTTCACAACAGAGTTTTCAATGGAGAATAACTT CAGTGAATGTtgaacattttacattatttaaagagAAGCTGACGCTGAAGGCACATACAATCAATATAATTCCATGTATGTTTCAAACACGCGGTCAACTCAACCCACTCAAAGTCCAACTGGAATGGGGGAAAATGGATTCGAAAGGTTACACGTCTCTAATCCACCTGTACGGAGAACATGCGACAATGGAATCGCCCGATTTGAAGGACAAATACCACCTTTTTGAAAGCCAGGTGGCAAAAGGGATCTGCTCTCTGGTGATTAATCCCACAGAGATGACAGACAGTGGCACTTATCAGGTCCGGCTGAAAATTTTAGGAAAGTTGTACGAGCCGGTTCCATCTATAGAAATTCAGGTTGAGAATCAAGTTGAGAATAAAGACACAG ATGAGTCGCAGAGAGGGTTCTGGTCAAAGTCTCAAACAACGACTGTGCCCCCAACGACCACTACTGCATCAACAGCCACAGCCGCAGCCACTGTCTCTTTTCAAGATGCCATCCTAGAATATATTAATTCAAGTGCTAAAGGGGAGACTATACATACTGTAATACTTGGAGCGCTCCTTGTTATAGGCATAGTACTCTTACTAATAGCAGTCAAACTATG tactaacggaaggcaaaaaaaccctgatAGTGATGAAGAAAACCCACCAGATAATACTTCAAAGAAAGG GAAagataaaaagaagaagaaaaaagaaaaaagtgagtCAGAAAAGTCTTCCAACGAGAGTGAGGAAAGCACATCTACTGTATCAGAAGAGAGTGAAAGTGACTAG